The Ignavibacteria bacterium DNA window CGGATTCGCCAAAGGTTTTCTTCACCTTCTAATTTTTTACATCCTCTTGGACGAGGTTCATTCGCAAGTTCTTCAATTCTTGGAAAAATTTTTTCTACAAATGTTGTTTCAAGGTTTTCCAATTCTTTTCGTGCAGAAGTTGCAAACGTAATCGCGTATTTAACCACGCAATTTTCCTTTTAATTGTAATTTCTTTTTTACCATTTCAAAAGATTCACGCGGCTCATCGGAACGAATGCGAGCAATCATTCCGTCATAAAAATCTTCCCAAAGGTCTTTATGTTTTTTGAGGTCAATAACAACGGCAGTTTTGTTTCCTTTGTTATCAATCATAAATGTTATTCCGGTCATAATGTTGTAATGTTTGTAATTTAGTTTCAAAAATAAATTCAGTTTCTATACGCATCTTTTCTGTGTCCAATTCTTAAAACGCGAACTTCATCATTTACAATTTCAAAGATAATTCTATAATTTCCCGTTCGTAGTTTTCTTTTCCCTTTAAACTTGCCTTTCAATACAGGAAGATACATCGCTTGTGTTGGAAGTGAACCATCAATTGTATCGAGAATTCGTTTTACTTCTTTCTTCGGAAGTCTTTCCAAATCCTTTTCGATAGCTGCATTGTATATGATTTTATACACCTAATCTTTTTCTCAGCTCTTTACTGGAAATGTATTTTGCATTTTTATCTTTTGAACGAACAAGCGCAATGTTCAAATCCTCTTGCTCTGCAAGATAATTTTCAATTGCTTTTTGTATGTGATAGGTAAGAGGGCGTTCTGTTTCTTCCGCAACTGAACCTAATTTTCTTACTAATGTTTCTTTGATGTTAATTGATAATGTAGTACTCATAATTCAATGATAATTTCTTTCAATATAAAATCTTCATTCTAAAATCTAATACCTAAAACCTATAATCTCAAATCCCCGTCAGCAAATATATTTTCTCCACTCTCTTCAAATGTCTTCCTCCTTCAAACTCTGTTGAGAGAAATACTTTTACCATTTCTTCAGCGATTTCCAATTTCGTAATTCGTGCGCCGAAGCAAAGAACGTTAGCATCGTTGTGTAACCGAGTAAGTTTTGCGCTTTCTACACTTTCACACACAGCGGCGCGAATTCCCTTGTGTTTATTTGCTACGATGGACATTCCAATTCCTGTTCCGCAGACAAAAATTCCTCGTTCGCATTTTCCATTTGTAATTGCTTCGCTTGCTTTGTGTGAGTAATCGGGATAATCAACGGAATCAGTTGAGAATGTTCCAAAATCTTCAAACGGAATATTGAGCGAAGAAAGAAGTTGTTTTACTTTTTCTTTGTATTCAAATCCAGCGTGGTCGGAAGCGAGTGCAATTTTCATTTTTATTTTTTTTGCCACAAAGACACGAAGACCCAAAAATTATTTAGTGCTTTTGTGCCTTTGTGGTGAAATCAATTATTCTTTCTCAGTCCTAACAAACATCAATTCATTTCCATCGAAACCTATGACGAAGCGAAAAATATTTTCTTTTACCAATTGAAAATCTGTTGTTCCTCGCTGAATAAATTCCAGCGCAACATTCAAACGCGATTCACTTGATATTGGAAAACCAAAACCGCCACTTATTCCGGTTTCATAAATTTTTGTGTTGTTAATGATGTAGGGATTTTTTGCGAAATGCATTCCACCGCGATATGCTATTCGTTCAAAATATGAAGCGGTGTTTTCGCGCGTTGGAAGATATTCGCAACCGGCGTTGATGCGAAAACTGTTTTCATAATTCTTTTGACGAACCGAATGAATTTCAAATTGCGACCAATGTTGAAACTGAAATTCTATTCCCGAATACCATTGTTCATTGATTTGAGAAGACATTCCAATGTTCCATCGCAACGGGATTTTCGTCGGATAATTTTCGCTTGTGTTCGTTCGACGCAACGTCGGTATATCGAAAATATCATCGCTGTCGAAATATTCAGTCGTTGTATCATTGGACGAAGAAAGAGAAATCGGCGAAGAAATATTGAGACCAAATGAAAGAGCATTTGTATAAAAAAATTGTGCGACAGAATAATACAAACCGAATGAGATTCCACTTCCCGTGTAATGTTGTTTCACTGTTGTTTTATGACTTGCAATAAGCGAAGCCGAAGAAAGAAAATTTTCTTGTTTCGTAATCGTCCCAAACGTGTAGTTGAATGAAAGTCCTGCGTGTAAATCTTCGAATAAGTGATATGAACTTCCGGCGTTCAGTTGATATAAGCCGCCGTCTCCGATGTGTTCGCTCGTGTATGGTATTCCGAGTTGCGAAGTAGAAAATCGTGTGCTGTATTTCATTTCGGTGAATGGAACGATTCCTATTCCTGCAGAAATTTTTTTCGGAGAAAAAACTGGAAATGCAATTGCAGTTCCGTTGAATGTTCCTTTGCTCAGAAAAACATTCTGTGCTGTTGTTGAACTATTCACTCCTTCGTATAAAAATTCTGTTGAAAAAATTGTTCTCGAAATTTCTCCCCACGTTGAAGGAAAAAGAATATTGAACGAGTATTTATCACGAGACGTTGCGTTTAATTCTCCAATTGCAATACTTTTCGCATGTGTGGAGGTTCGCATTTCTCCTAAACCAAATTGCGAATAGATGGAACCTTGTGCAAGGAGTGGAGAGCGGAGAACAAAGAGCATTATACTAATGATGAATGACGAATGACCAATGACTGTCATTTGTAATTTTTTGAAACCTAAAATCCTAAATTTATAATCTGTAAACTTCATTATTTTTTTCGGTATAAAATTTCTAAACGAGGACGACAAAGCGAATCGGGAGCATTGTTTCCATAGAAAGAAAATCTGTCGAGCGAATTGCTTTCCGTTTGCGCACTGATGAGCAATCCGTATTGAGCGCTTCCGTTTATCCACGATTGTATTTCTTTTTTTACATCAAAAGACATAGCGGAATAATCAGTTGTTGGAATATTTTCATACGCATTTCCCAACAGTGAGTCGGAGCTGCTTGAACGAAGTTGTTGAAATACAAGCGGCGTTGAATTTTCTTTTTCGAAAACAAATGGCAACATATTCGTTTTCAGAATAAGACGCGCTTTGAAAATCGTTGCGTTTTTGGGAAAGGATGATGCGAGAGTTCCGAATTGTAAGTACAACTTATCAGCAATGCCCGCTTGAATAATCAATGAATCGGTTGCAACCGAATCGTAATTTGCTACAAACAATGCGACACCATTTTTGATGGAGATGGAATCAAAACTATGAGAAGTATCCGAAGGAAATTTGAAGTGCAGTTTCAGTTCAGGTCGCACATTTGCCGAAGTATTGAATGAATAGCAACCAAATACGGGAAGCGACGTTTGAACAAGAATTCCGTTTTTCATTTTCGAATAAAAATTTGTGGAAATAACATTCGTGTCGAGAGGAAAAGCAAAAACGGAATCGCTTTGCTGTACATATAAATTCGGGTTCGAAAAAAGTGAATCGTATGTTGTTGCAGCATAATTGAACCAACGATACGTTGATAAATTTACAGAATCCATTTTGTACACTTTCACAGGAGCCGTGAGTATTCCGGTTGTGTCCATTCGATAGTTTATTTTGATATTGACAACAGCAGAAAATATTTTTGCGGAATCTAATTTTTTCGGAATGTCAAACTTTACGATCGAGACTGTGCGGTACCCGTTTTTTTCTCCGAAAAGAATTCGCTCATAGCCGGCGGCAATTCTTTTTCTCACCGTATTTGCGCTATCGGAAAGAATAGTTTTCGATTCAATGATGACGTTATCAAAAAAATCGTTTCCCACATTATTAGGCGTATCGCTGCAAGAATTTAAAAGCAAGGAGAATGGGGTAAGGAGTAAGATACAAATGATAACGGTCATTCGTAATTTGTGATTCGTAATTCGGAATTTGAAATAATTATTCATCAAGTAATCTTTTTATGTATTGAATTCCTTCGTATAAATTTTGTGCTGTAAAATCTGCGTGTTGTTCGTTCTCATTTCCCCATTTGACTGATTGTTCGCCGTAACCTGTTTCTACCAAAATTGTTTTTGCGCCGACGTTTTTTCCTGCGTCCACATCAACAAATCTATCTCCGATGACGAATGATTTTTTTAAGTCAATGCCGAATTCTTTTTCTGCTTGTTTCAACATTCCTGGTTTTGGTTTTCTACATTCGCAATTATTTTCGTCTTTGTGCGGACAATAATAGATTTT harbors:
- a CDS encoding DNA-binding protein, coding for MSTTLSINIKETLVRKLGSVAEETERPLTYHIQKAIENYLAEQEDLNIALVRSKDKNAKYISSKELRKRLGV
- a CDS encoding type II toxin-antitoxin system RelE/ParE family toxin, coding for MVKYAITFATSARKELENLETTFVEKIFPRIEELANEPRPRGCKKLEGEENLWRIRVGDYRVVYHIYDKQNIVDIVHIRHRKDAYRN
- the rpiB gene encoding ribose 5-phosphate isomerase B, which produces MKIALASDHAGFEYKEKVKQLLSSLNIPFEDFGTFSTDSVDYPDYSHKASEAITNGKCERGIFVCGTGIGMSIVANKHKGIRAAVCESVESAKLTRLHNDANVLCFGARITKLEIAEEMVKVFLSTEFEGGRHLKRVEKIYLLTGI
- the gmhB gene encoding D-glycero-beta-D-manno-heptose 1,7-bisphosphate 7-phosphatase, with the protein product MNTNIAVFLDRDGTIIEERHFISTPEEVILIPNSADAIRELNQLGIKIFVISNQSGIAHGYFTETDLLQMNERLLQLLKNENAFIDKIYYCPHKDENNCECRKPKPGMLKQAEKEFGIDLKKSFVIGDRFVDVDAGKNVGAKTILVETGYGEQSVKWGNENEQHADFTAQNLYEGIQYIKRLLDE
- a CDS encoding type II toxin-antitoxin system RelE/ParE family toxin, whose product is MYKIIYNAAIEKDLERLPKKEVKRILDTIDGSLPTQAMYLPVLKGKFKGKRKLRTGNYRIIFEIVNDEVRVLRIGHRKDAYRN